Genomic DNA from Methanosarcina sp. MTP4:
AGCATATCACGGTTTTCCAGACCGGAGATAACCCTGTAGATCTGCCCAACTATGTCTTCCCCTGAAAGCCCTTCTTCATAGAGCAACCTGTCGAGCTCTTTCTTGGCACCCTTGAAGTTCCCGAGAAGGGCAGTTTCGATCAGGCCTTTGATCTCCTCCGGGTTTGCGGTTGCCGTGGTCCTGTAGATAGTTTCCCTGGAAATAGGCTGGCCCCGGTCAATGAAAGCAGCTGCCTGCAAGGAGTTTACAGCTTTTCTCATGTCCCCCTGAGCCACATAGACAAGGGCTTCATACCCGTCTTCGGTGATGGACAGCCCCTGTTCTTCCGCAATGAACTCCAGGCGTTTCCGGATAGCCCCGTCCGAGAGCCTCCTGAACCTGTAGACAGCGCAGCGGGACTGGATGGGTTCGATGATCTTGGAAGAGTAATTGCAGGAAAGGATGAAACGGCAGTTGTTGCTGAAGCGTTCCATGGTCCTCCGCAGGGCAGACTGGGCGTCCGAGGTAAGGGCATCGGCTTCGTCCAGAAAGATAATCTTGAACCCGGACCCGCCTATGGGTGCGGTTTTTGCAAAGTTTTTGATCTTGTTCCTGACAACGTCAATCCCCCTTTCATCCGAGGCATTGAGTTCGGTAAAGTTTTCACGCCATAAATCTTCCCCGAAAATTTCCCTGGCAATGGAAACCGCAGAAGCCGTCTTTCCCACACCAGGCGGCCCGGAAAAGAGGAGATGGGGAAGGTTTTTCGTTGCCACGTAGGATTTCAGGCGCTCAATGGTCTCATCCTGCCCGGCAACCTGGTCCAGCCTTACGGGCCTGTATTTTTCAATCCAGATCTCTTCTTTAATCGTAAAGTCCTCCATTAATGCTTGCACCATAATTGGAGAAGGTAATATTTAACCTTTCGAATGTTTGAAATTGTCAGGAAGCCGGGTTTCCCCCCTAAGAACCCCATCACTCAAAAAAACGTAATCAAGAACAACTATAATTGCATGAGCCCCGATAAATACAAGCAAGGTACAAAGTAAAATGCGAAAGAAGAAAGTAAAATCTGGAACTAGAGATTAAATCTGGAACTAGAGCTTGACAGTGGGGGATTACAATAAAGTGGAAAACACCGGTTTACATCCTGATAGTACTGACCCTTATAAGCTTCGCAGCGGGATGCGTTTCGGATTCAGGAACAGAAACTGAAGCCGAAACAGAAATCGCAACAGAAGACGAAAAGGATGCCGAAGACCAGCCTCCTGAAACAGGGGAAGGCGTAGAGCCAGAGGGAGAGGACGCCGAATTCGAAGCCCTGATGCAGAGTGCAAACTCCAATTACGTAAAAGCCCTGGTCTCGACCAGCAGGAAAGACTATAATGCTTCAGAGGAAGCCCTTGATGGGCTCGTAGAAGACCTGGAAACGGTGAATGCAGAATATTCAGAAAACCCGCCTGCCGTCTACGCTGACGATGAAAAGTGGCCCGATACCCTCGATGAAGCCCTGGCAATAGCAGAACGTTCCAGAGAGCACCTTCGGGAAAACGATATCGAAGCAGCCCACGAAGCCCTGGAACCCATGCGGGACCTCTTCTTCGAGCTCCACCAGAGAAACGGAATAAACCTCATGGGCGACCGCCTGACCAGCTTCCACACGCTGATGGAAATTGCAATCGAGGACGCAAATAAAAACGACACCGCTGCTGTGGTAACCCTCATTCCCGAACTTGAAATCAGCTGGGAAGCCGTAGCTTCCGCCGAGCCTCCCGAAACTGCGGACGAAAACTACGAAGCCAGCCTTGAAGCCGTGGAGTTGAAAATCCACGAACTGGAAACCGCTGCAATCCTCAATGATGAGGAGGAAACGAAAAAGGTAGCAGAGGAAATGAGAAGGGCTTTTGCACTGGTTTTTGTGAAATACGGGGTAGTGATTGCTTAAAAAAACCCTGAATTTCTTTTTCCCTTTTTTATTTCTTTTTTTCGTATCCTCTTCAAATTTAATCTTTTTTCCCAAATTTCGTTCCTGTTCTTAAAGAGCATAATACTTGAATCAAAGACCAACTTAAGCAAGGTTATCAGGCTATACCTGCGGCCAGGTTGTACACTCCAATGCCGATTAAATATATATGAATGACCTTGCATAAATTCTATTGTAAACTTTATATGTCTCTAAAATTTACCTGAGGAATCGAAAATGGACGAATTAACCGAAACTCTCAAAGAGATGGCTCTGACCCTGGGAGCCTTCAAAGCGGGGATCTCAACAACTGAAACACTTGCGTGCGGCCCCCCTTCTGCCGACCTGACCTATGTACTGCCTGAAGCAAAGTCAGCCATCTGTTTCGCTCTGGCTTTTGACCAGAGCCTTATTGACCCTTACTTTAAAAAAGAGGATCATAAATCCCTTGAAACCAACAAAGTGCGGACCACCACCCTTGCCAACGGGATCGCCCTTGAAATGGCAGGGTTCTTGCAGCAGCTCGGATACAAAGCTGTACCCCAGGGAGCAAATTTCGTGTACAGGACGGACAGCGAAAACGGGCC
This window encodes:
- a CDS encoding replication factor C small subunit yields the protein MEDFTIKEEIWIEKYRPVRLDQVAGQDETIERLKSYVATKNLPHLLFSGPPGVGKTASAVSIAREIFGEDLWRENFTELNASDERGIDVVRNKIKNFAKTAPIGGSGFKIIFLDEADALTSDAQSALRRTMERFSNNCRFILSCNYSSKIIEPIQSRCAVYRFRRLSDGAIRKRLEFIAEEQGLSITEDGYEALVYVAQGDMRKAVNSLQAAAFIDRGQPISRETIYRTTATANPEEIKGLIETALLGNFKGAKKELDRLLYEEGLSGEDIVGQIYRVISGLENRDMLDLGLSERRIIDLVDILGEIDFRLTEGASEKIQLEALLAHFALSGE